The sequence TAATTGATCCCACTAAACTGGATTTCACCACATCCACTAATCCAGCATTGAGGGCTACAATTCCAATAATTAATTCAGTGGCATTACCAAAGGTCGCGTTTAACAACCCCCCTAAATTAGGGCCAAGGACAACGGCGATCTCTTCGGTCGCGGTTCCCATCCAACCCGCTAAGGGAATAATCGCTAAGGCTGAGGTAATAAATACAATTGTTGATCCCCACTCGAAAAAGTGCGCCGCGATGGAAATCGGAACAAAAATTAAGAGTGTTGACAGTAAGGTTTTGGTATTTAACATGGAATTTATCACCAATATGGGCATACAAGACTGGAATTTGGCAGTTGAGAATTTAGAGTAAGCCGTTTTTGAGATTACCACCAGCCCTTGTTAATAGGATTTATACCCTAATGTAGGAGAAAAGTCAGGATTTGCAAACATTAGGAGGATTGAACAATAGGGATCAACTTCTCATCCGTTCAATTCATAGATTTACAGGATAATTTGTTCTTTGCTGTGATCTGACTCTTAATTTATCCCTGAAAAACCTATTTCCTAGGGAGGGTTTAAAATTAAGCTCAATCCATCATAGAAAGAATAACAATACTCCGGTGTACTGCAAAGCGATATAAACAAATATTAACTTTTTTAACTTAACTTGCCAGACCTTGGAATTTTCATTATCATACAATCACAGCAGTCAAAAATTTTATCCTAAAATTTCAGAACTATCTCTTCAAATTGTACGGAATTAACACCGATGAAAAGACTTTGATCATCCCTTAAACCGCTTAAAAAAGCTGAAGACTTCGGTTGATTCTGTTCTGATAGCATTGCCCTGTCTTTATTAGAATAGACAACAAATTTTGAGGCGGATTATCAATGCTGATTCCTCTTGAATCTACTAAAAGTTAAAGCTTTTTTGGGACTTCTTGAATTGTTTGTATCTTATAGGATTACAGTTGCATGGTTTCTACATCTAATTTTCAGGCTTTTGGAATTGCTGATACTCACCTCAATTTTGCGGGGTCAGAATTAACTCAATCCCCTGAATTTGATTCCCCATCCACGGCGACGGGAGTTTATGTCACCATTCACGGACATTTTTATCAACCTCCCCGTGAAAATCCCTATCTCAATGTAGTTGAACGTCAATCTAGTGCCGCCCCCTATCATAACTGGAATGAACGCATTCATCATGAATGTTATCGTCCGAATGCCTTTGCTCGGATTCTCAATGATCGCAGCGAAGTGGTGGGAATTGTCAATAATTATGAATATTTAAGCTTTAATATTGGCCCTACCTTGATGAGTTGGTTAGAACGCTATGACATGGAGGTTTATCAGAAAATTCTGGAAGCCGATCGCAAAAGTTGTCAACGCTTAAATGGACATGGAAATGCGATCGCTCAGGTCTATAATCATATCATTATGCCCTTAGCCAATGAACGGGATAAATATACCCAAATTCGTTGGGCAAAAGCAGATTTTCGCTCTCGTTTTGGCCGTGATCCCGAAGGACTCTGGTTAGCAGAAACAGCGATAGACTATGCCACCCTAGAAGTATTAGTCAATGAAGGCATCCGCTTTACCATTTTAGCCCCTTCCCAAGCCCAACGCTGTCGGCCCTTTGCCACATCGGATTCTCCTGACCCAGAATGGGAGGAAGTGGGGGGAAGTCAAATTGATACCACCCGTCCCTATCGCTGTTATCTGCAAGACAAAACCGGAGCCAAAGACGAATCTCGTTATCTGGATATTTTCTTCTATGATGGCCCCATCTCCCGTGATATGGGGTTTAATGATGTTTTAAATAGTTCCCATCACCTATCGGGACGCATCGGCCAAGCCGTCCGGGGAGATCATCGTCCCACACAATTAATTTCTGTGGCAACCGATGGCGAAACCTTTGGCCATCACCGAGGAGGAACAGAAAAATGTTTAGCTTATGCCTTTGTGGCAGAATTTCCCCAGAATGGCTGGACAGTGACAAATTTTGCCCATTATTTAAGCTTACATCCCCCCACTTGGGAAGTGCAACTCAAACCCGTGACCGCCTGGAGTTGTAGTCATGGGGTAGACCGATGGCAGGATGACTGCGGTTGTGCTGCTGGAGGCGGATGGCATCAACAATGGCGTCGTCCTCTGCGGGATACATTAAATGGATTACGCGATCGCTTAATTGAAATTTATGATCAATATGGTTGTCAATTCTTCCATGATCCTTGGGTAGCTAGAGATAATTATATCCAAGTGATTCGGGATCGTTCTGATGTCAATATTAATGCTTTTTTTGCCCAACATCAAACCCATGATCTGACTCATTCAGAACAGGTAGACGCTTTACGACTATTAGAAATGCAGCGTCATTGTCTGTTAATGTTTACCAGTTGTGGCTGGTTTTTTGAAGAATTATCTCGACCCGAAGGTGTGCAAATTTTATGCTATGCCAGTCGTGCCATTGAATTAGCAGCAGAAGTTGCAGGGGTAGAATTAGAGAGGGAATTTATCTTTAATTTAGCTTTAGCACCCAGTAACGTTGAATTATTTAAAACTGGGGATGAAGTTTATCGTCAATTAGTCGCAACGGCGCGAGTTAGTTTAAAACAAGTCGCTGCCCATTATGCCATTACTTCGTTGTTTACGACTTACCAAAGAGAACAACGGCTGTATTGTTATAATGCTCAACAATTAGACTATCAAATGCAGCGTATGGGGTCTTTGAACCTAGCAGTGGGTGAAGTTTTATTAGTGTCGGAAATTACACGAGAACAAACCCATTTCGTGTTTGCTGTTTTTCATTTAGGCGGTTGGGATTTCCATTGCTGTATTCAACCTTTTAGCGGGCGACGAGCCTATTTTGAATTAAAACGGCGATTATTTGAGGCATTACAGGAAGCGAGTGCTGCTCATTTAATGTTGCGATTAGTCCAGAGCTTTGGCGATGATTCCTTTAGTTTACGGGATTTATTTGCTGAAGAACGGCAGCGAATTATGGGGTTATTGTGTCATGAAACCTTAACTCGTTTAGATCAATTGTATACTCAGGTTTATCGAGATAATTATGGAATTATGATGGCATTTCATCGGGATGAATTAGAGGTTCCTCCTGAGTTACAAGTCGCAACAGAAGTGGCATTAGGGAATCGATTTTTAACCAGTGTTCGCGCCTTAGAATCGGAAAGCAGTGAAGGACGATTAAGTATTAATCATTTGGGAGAATTAGAAGCGATCGCCAAAGAAGCTCAATTATTACGATGTCGGCTACAACATTCAGAGGTTAAAGAGAGTTTTGAACGATTAATTATTCAGTTTCTCTGGCGACGGTTACAAGATCATGACCTAGGGACAATTGCCGAAGATTTAGAGAATTTACAACGGTTAATTCAACTCAATTATAACTTGAATTTAGGCGTTTCTTTAAATCAAGCCCAGGAATTTTATTTCCAATATCTGAAGACCCATATTATTCCATTGTGTTTAGGTTATTTACAACGAAATCAT comes from Planktothrix sp. FACHB-1365 and encodes:
- a CDS encoding DUF3536 domain-containing protein, whose product is MVSTSNFQAFGIADTHLNFAGSELTQSPEFDSPSTATGVYVTIHGHFYQPPRENPYLNVVERQSSAAPYHNWNERIHHECYRPNAFARILNDRSEVVGIVNNYEYLSFNIGPTLMSWLERYDMEVYQKILEADRKSCQRLNGHGNAIAQVYNHIIMPLANERDKYTQIRWAKADFRSRFGRDPEGLWLAETAIDYATLEVLVNEGIRFTILAPSQAQRCRPFATSDSPDPEWEEVGGSQIDTTRPYRCYLQDKTGAKDESRYLDIFFYDGPISRDMGFNDVLNSSHHLSGRIGQAVRGDHRPTQLISVATDGETFGHHRGGTEKCLAYAFVAEFPQNGWTVTNFAHYLSLHPPTWEVQLKPVTAWSCSHGVDRWQDDCGCAAGGGWHQQWRRPLRDTLNGLRDRLIEIYDQYGCQFFHDPWVARDNYIQVIRDRSDVNINAFFAQHQTHDLTHSEQVDALRLLEMQRHCLLMFTSCGWFFEELSRPEGVQILCYASRAIELAAEVAGVELEREFIFNLALAPSNVELFKTGDEVYRQLVATARVSLKQVAAHYAITSLFTTYQREQRLYCYNAQQLDYQMQRMGSLNLAVGEVLLVSEITREQTHFVFAVFHLGGWDFHCCIQPFSGRRAYFELKRRLFEALQEASAAHLMLRLVQSFGDDSFSLRDLFAEERQRIMGLLCHETLTRLDQLYTQVYRDNYGIMMAFHRDELEVPPELQVATEVALGNRFLTSVRALESESSEGRLSINHLGELEAIAKEAQLLRCRLQHSEVKESFERLIIQFLWRRLQDHDLGTIAEDLENLQRLIQLNYNLNLGVSLNQAQEFYFQYLKTHIIPLCLGYLQRNHQEIYVDLAENNNSDTRVAVQIASEGHTWQLHQIRRLLQLGQTLGLDVQEWLNLLG